The Roseomonas haemaphysalidis genome segment GGCACCGCGACGATCAGCCAGGGCTGGGACCGCGACACCTTCAGCCTGACGCTGTTGCGCGAGGAGCGGACGCCGGTATCGGTCGATCCCGGCACCTTCACCGAGCCGACCAGCGGCAACTCCGCCAGCTTCACCTGGAGCCACTCGCTGAGCCCGTCGACCTCGACCAGCCTGTCGCTGCAATACGGCACCTACGAGTCCGCGCGCTTCGGCGATGGCAACGTGTATTCGGTGCAGGCCTCACTGTTCAGCGAGTTGAAGCCCGGGCTGGTGGGCTCGCTGCAGCTGATCAGCAGCAGCCGGTCCAACCAGGCATCCTTCGACCGCTCGCGCTTTGATCGGTTCGGGGACAACTCTTCCGGCCGCGCGCTGCAGAACACCATTATCGCCGGCCTGCGGCAGACTTTCTGAGAGGCGCCCGGATGCAGCTCGACCATTACGGGTTCCGCGAACCCCCGTTCCAGATGACGCCGGATGCGCGGCTGTTCTTCGACAGCAGCGTGCACCACAGGGCTTATGCGCACCTGATGTACGGCCTGGCGCAACGCGAAGGCTTCGTGGTCGTCACCGGCGAGGTTGGTGCCGGCAAGACCACGCTGGTCGAGCGGCTGTGTGGGGAACTCGACCCGGCCGGGTTCGTGATCGCCCGCATCGCCACCACCCAGGTGTCGGGCGACGACGTGCTGCGGCTGGTCGCCGATGCCTTCGGCGTGTCGCCGGACGGCAGCAAGGCGGCGCTGCTGCTCGGCATCACCCGCGCCTTGAGCGAAAGCGGCCGCCGCCACCTGCTGATCGTCGATGAGGCGCAGGCGCTGCCATTGTCGGCGTTGGAAGAACTGCGGATGATTTCCAACGTCACCACCAGCGGGCAGGCGCCGCTGCAAACCATCCTGCTCGGCCAGCCGCAGCTGCGGCGCATCATGGCCAGCCCCGACTTGGCGCAGCTCCGGCAGCGCGTGCTGGCGTCCTACCACCTGGGTGCCTTGTCGCGTGAGGAAACGCACGCCTATGTGGAGCACCGCATGCGCGCGGTGGGCTGGGACGGGTATCCGGCCTGGGGCGAGGGTGCGCTGGACATGGTGCATAGCCATTCCGGCGGCATCCCGCGCCGCATCAACCGCCTGTGCTCCCGCGTGCTGCTCGGCGGGGCGCTGGAAAGCGCCGAGGTGCTGACCGCCGAGGCGGTGGAGGCCACCGCCCTGGAGCTGGAAGACGACCTCGCCGGCCTGCCGGACGACAGCAC includes the following:
- a CDS encoding ExeA family protein, giving the protein MQLDHYGFREPPFQMTPDARLFFDSSVHHRAYAHLMYGLAQREGFVVVTGEVGAGKTTLVERLCGELDPAGFVIARIATTQVSGDDVLRLVADAFGVSPDGSKAALLLGITRALSESGRRHLLIVDEAQALPLSALEELRMISNVTTSGQAPLQTILLGQPQLRRIMASPDLAQLRQRVLASYHLGALSREETHAYVEHRMRAVGWDGYPAWGEGALDMVHSHSGGIPRRINRLCSRVLLGGALESAEVLTAEAVEATALELEDDLAGLPDDSTPPALASLAMVMNEDTIDDLTNRVEALERLMARRERVFNRMTELFALGERARR